In the genome of Candidatus Babeliales bacterium, one region contains:
- a CDS encoding phosphotransferase, whose amino-acid sequence MKKLMEDYHTTHNIYTVNDSKYLVRILKEPLLIRQNEVIVHSAAADKFIAPKIYHHQHTKEFSLIIMDFIPESTLSLEQAKDYYTIDFIARKVKSIQELDLNFTLRTRNLFTVIIENYEKIKNKNLIIDPIFEEILDKVKIIYQKFENNARPLVISHNDLHPRNIFFTGTDVIIIDWEMVGFNDQFYDLAVYSLCACLNEKDDFYLLKQYLQKDPCSDDMQHFNIVKLLARVTYVFSTFEFLNHIPEVLSVESFNNFEYYENIFAQDSTANSSELLLALGVSQLQLFLEEYKSFKI is encoded by the coding sequence GTGAAAAAATTAATGGAGGATTATCATACAACACACAATATATATACAGTAAATGATAGTAAATACTTAGTGCGTATTCTTAAAGAACCGCTTTTAATACGTCAAAACGAAGTTATTGTACATAGTGCTGCCGCTGATAAATTTATAGCACCAAAAATTTATCACCATCAACACACCAAAGAATTCTCTCTTATTATTATGGATTTTATTCCTGAATCTACGCTCTCTCTTGAACAAGCAAAAGATTATTATACTATTGATTTTATAGCACGAAAAGTTAAAAGCATACAAGAGCTTGATTTGAATTTTACCCTAAGAACAAGAAACTTATTTACTGTAATAATTGAAAATTATGAAAAAATAAAAAATAAAAATTTAATTATAGATCCTATTTTTGAAGAAATATTAGATAAAGTTAAAATTATTTATCAAAAATTTGAGAATAATGCTCGTCCTTTAGTTATTAGTCATAATGATTTGCATCCAAGAAATATTTTTTTTACCGGAACAGATGTTATAATTATTGATTGGGAAATGGTAGGATTTAATGATCAATTTTATGATTTAGCTGTTTATTCTTTATGTGCATGCCTTAATGAAAAAGATGATTTTTACTTATTAAAGCAATACCTACAAAAAGATCCTTGTAGCGATGATATGCAACATTTTAACATTGTTAAATTATTAGCAAGAGTGACATATGTTTTTAGTACATTTGAGTTTTTAAATCATATTCCTGAAGTCCTTTCTGTAGAATCGTTCAACAATTTTGAATATTATGAAAATATCTTTGCTCAGGATAGTACTGCTAATTCTTCTGAATTATTGCTAGCACTTGGAGTAAGCCAATTACAATTATTTTTGGAAGAATATAAAAGTTTTAAAATTTAA
- the gyrB gene encoding DNA topoisomerase (ATP-hydrolyzing) subunit B — MTKQVKEYAAQSIRVMEGLEAVRKRPAMYIGSTGPQGLHHLVYEVVDNSIDEALAGYCDTVNVTLHEDGSCSVEDNGRGIPTDIHPTEKVSAVEVVLTKLHAGGKFDKDTYQFSGGLHGVGISVVNALSEWTHVTVYQKGNIYYQEFNRGKPIKSLEIIGTTTKRGTLVQFKPDAEIFTETTDLSFETLSSRLRELAFLNKNVRISINDERTNKHNEFHFAGGIVSFVEHINKNKSPLFPEVIYCEKTDDKYVLEAALQYNDGYGEQLFSFVNNINTVEGGTHVSGLKGALTKVCNKKAQEFGVLKGTDTFSSEDVREGLVCVLSIKVPEPQFEGQTKTKLGNNEVKGIVESWLFAYLDIFFEENPAIAKKIVQKADIARSAREAARKARDLTRRKTVLEGMILPGKLADCTLEDPALTEIFIVEGDSAGGSAKQGRDRSNQAILPLKGKILNVEKARLDKILSNDEIRALVSAIGSGIGQDFDLNKARYHKIILMTDADVDGSHIRTLLLTFFFRYMRPLIDQGYLYIAQPPLYKAKIGKKEQYLKDDMAFMQFLFDWAQEQTVLTVDDKEMEAATLSNVLTDIQEYDSKLSTLSTDFKISFDQCNALIAALHKYPWEKENGIDQLLTHLQSFFSGYAVAFDSQHNNNDDSTDTNDEIEKSDQRNLHTRISFKMMSKHWDIPLNFFSASEVKKTVAMLNKLAIVQDNPWTLTITGKERAISGIGATEFLAAIKAISKPFMNIQRYKGLGEMNPDQLWETAMDNKTRSLLKVTIEDSLEADRWFSTLMGEDVEGRKEYIKDYGKFAKNLDV; from the coding sequence ATGACTAAACAAGTAAAAGAATATGCAGCGCAATCCATCCGCGTGATGGAAGGTCTTGAAGCAGTTAGAAAAAGACCTGCTATGTACATCGGATCAACAGGTCCTCAAGGATTACATCATCTCGTTTATGAAGTTGTTGATAACTCTATTGATGAAGCTCTTGCAGGTTATTGCGATACTGTCAATGTTACTTTGCATGAAGATGGATCATGCTCAGTAGAAGACAATGGCCGCGGAATACCAACGGATATTCATCCTACAGAAAAGGTATCTGCTGTAGAAGTTGTACTAACAAAATTACATGCCGGTGGTAAATTTGACAAAGATACATATCAATTTTCTGGTGGTTTGCATGGTGTAGGTATTTCTGTTGTAAATGCTCTATCAGAATGGACTCATGTAACCGTTTACCAAAAAGGTAATATTTATTATCAAGAATTTAATCGCGGTAAACCAATAAAATCACTTGAGATTATTGGTACAACCACCAAACGTGGAACATTGGTTCAATTTAAACCAGATGCAGAAATTTTCACTGAAACCACTGATTTAAGCTTTGAAACATTATCATCTCGCTTGCGCGAGCTTGCATTTCTTAATAAAAATGTTCGTATCAGTATTAATGATGAACGTACCAATAAGCACAATGAATTTCACTTTGCCGGTGGAATTGTTTCATTTGTTGAGCATATTAATAAAAATAAGTCTCCTTTATTTCCTGAAGTTATCTATTGTGAAAAAACAGATGATAAATATGTTTTAGAAGCTGCTCTTCAATATAATGATGGCTACGGTGAGCAACTGTTTTCATTTGTTAATAATATTAATACGGTAGAAGGCGGTACTCATGTCTCTGGTCTTAAAGGGGCATTAACTAAAGTTTGTAATAAAAAAGCTCAAGAATTTGGTGTCTTAAAAGGTACTGATACTTTTTCAAGTGAAGATGTACGAGAAGGATTGGTCTGCGTATTAAGTATAAAAGTACCTGAACCACAATTTGAAGGTCAAACAAAAACAAAACTTGGTAATAATGAAGTAAAAGGCATTGTTGAATCATGGTTATTCGCATACCTTGATATTTTTTTTGAAGAAAATCCAGCTATTGCAAAAAAAATTGTTCAGAAAGCTGATATTGCACGAAGTGCCCGCGAAGCTGCACGTAAAGCTCGTGATTTAACGCGAAGAAAAACAGTTCTTGAGGGAATGATTTTGCCAGGAAAACTTGCTGATTGCACGTTAGAAGATCCTGCGCTAACTGAGATTTTCATCGTGGAAGGAGATTCTGCAGGAGGTTCTGCAAAACAAGGACGTGATCGTAGCAATCAAGCGATTTTACCATTAAAAGGTAAGATCCTAAATGTTGAAAAGGCTCGCCTTGATAAAATATTATCAAATGATGAAATTAGAGCTCTTGTTTCAGCAATCGGTAGCGGTATTGGACAAGATTTTGATCTTAATAAAGCTCGTTATCATAAAATAATTCTTATGACCGATGCCGATGTCGACGGTTCTCATATTAGAACTTTATTATTAACCTTCTTTTTCAGATATATGCGACCACTCATCGACCAAGGCTATCTTTATATTGCGCAACCACCTTTATATAAAGCTAAAATTGGCAAAAAAGAACAATATCTTAAAGATGATATGGCATTTATGCAATTTCTTTTTGACTGGGCACAAGAACAAACGGTACTTACGGTTGATGATAAGGAGATGGAAGCGGCAACGTTATCAAATGTCCTTACTGATATTCAGGAATATGATAGTAAGCTCAGCACGTTAAGCACTGATTTTAAAATATCTTTTGATCAATGTAACGCGCTTATTGCAGCGTTACACAAATATCCATGGGAAAAAGAAAATGGAATTGACCAACTATTAACGCATCTACAAAGCTTTTTTTCTGGGTATGCAGTAGCTTTTGATAGTCAACACAATAATAATGATGATTCAACTGATACAAATGATGAAATAGAAAAATCAGATCAACGCAATCTCCATACGCGAATTTCATTTAAAATGATGAGCAAGCATTGGGATATACCTTTAAACTTTTTTTCAGCATCAGAAGTTAAAAAAACAGTTGCTATGTTAAATAAACTAGCTATTGTTCAGGATAATCCATGGACATTGACCATTACGGGTAAAGAACGTGCAATAAGCGGTATTGGTGCAACTGAATTTCTTGCTGCGATTAAAGCTATTAGTAAACCGTTTATGAATATTCAACGCTATAAAGGACTGGGTGAAATGAACCCTGATCAATTATGGGAAACAGCGATGGATAATAAAACACGATCGCTGCTTAAAGTTACTATTGAAGACTCTTTAGAAGCAGATCGCTGGTTTTCAACATTAATGGGTGAAGATGTCGAAGGAAGAAAAGAATACATCAAAGACTATGGTAAATTTGCTAAAAATTTAGATGTATAA
- a CDS encoding DNA double-strand break repair nuclease NurA, with amino-acid sequence MLDRVKLLVELTRVTDQLFVDTTSSYNLAQEIWHAISKDSTFLYKVRQVNNAPWPVPLWQGNVGDIIPVERATYPHVVLSVDGSQIYPDRHNILSCCLINTGFVVLPYNCKGMRVQLLSQPTVFAGVDENGQPFTTDSVNCKRQELELRAGLHLGKKIKSEYSDTAPTILFFDGSLIFWHLSSKEIHVRDQFLSTYLALLDELYHEKILLCWYISTPKSKELISLIRLYLCNFDVENKEAYALVDSVIDSGIMQNVLMPYTRSIVFSNHSSISAYYPHHLRPFFFYIHTGSEIGRVELPAWVAQDTMMVDRVAQIVIDQCIKGGGYPVALAEAHEQAVVKGQDREFFYHYLQKMGMERNYAQAISRKSLRKRSIGI; translated from the coding sequence ATGTTAGATCGCGTAAAGCTATTAGTAGAGCTTACACGGGTTACCGATCAACTATTTGTGGATACAACGTCTTCATATAATCTTGCTCAAGAGATTTGGCACGCAATCAGTAAGGATTCAACATTTTTATATAAAGTACGACAAGTTAATAATGCACCATGGCCAGTTCCATTGTGGCAAGGTAACGTAGGCGATATAATTCCTGTTGAAAGAGCTACGTACCCCCATGTAGTTCTTTCTGTTGATGGTTCTCAAATTTATCCTGATCGACATAATATTTTGTCATGTTGCTTGATTAATACTGGTTTTGTGGTGCTTCCCTATAATTGTAAAGGAATGCGAGTACAACTATTATCGCAACCAACAGTATTTGCTGGAGTTGATGAAAATGGACAACCATTTACTACCGATAGTGTCAATTGTAAGCGTCAGGAACTTGAACTACGAGCAGGACTTCATTTGGGTAAAAAGATAAAAAGTGAATACAGCGACACTGCTCCCACTATTTTATTTTTTGATGGATCATTAATTTTTTGGCATTTATCATCAAAAGAAATACATGTTAGAGACCAATTTTTGAGCACATACCTTGCATTATTAGATGAACTTTATCATGAAAAAATATTACTATGTTGGTATATTAGCACACCAAAAAGTAAAGAATTAATCAGTTTAATTCGTTTATATTTATGTAATTTTGATGTTGAAAACAAAGAAGCATATGCATTGGTTGATAGTGTAATTGATAGCGGTATTATGCAGAATGTTTTAATGCCTTATACGCGTTCTATAGTTTTTAGTAATCATAGCAGTATCAGTGCTTACTATCCTCATCATCTTCGGCCATTTTTCTTTTATATTCATACAGGTAGTGAAATTGGCCGTGTTGAATTACCTGCATGGGTTGCGCAAGATACAATGATGGTTGATCGTGTTGCGCAAATTGTTATCGATCAATGTATTAAAGGAGGGGGTTATCCAGTTGCGCTAGCTGAAGCTCATGAGCAAGCAGTTGTCAAAGGTCAAGATAGAGAGTTTTTTTATCATTATTTACAAAAAATGGGTATGGAACGTAATTACGCACAGGCTATCTCTCGTAAAAGTTTAAGGAAACGCAGTATTGGCATTTAG
- a CDS encoding class I SAM-dependent methyltransferase: MKKITQLIIVIAFTSTTVIFPMTYLKNWFNDYVFFWKTRDWHSHFQRRLYQEPRPLLMRALEVYNTSSSQEKKALDLGAGAGNETAFLLQKGWIVWSNDREQESIEIISNRKDVLPYKDKLTLIHKSFTDIPWDNLPLFNLICAIYTLPFIDQNNFHQTWNAIVNHLEANGILAVSLFGDKHDVFGWWEKRSMSFFTREEVLNLLKNFDIKFFTESCEKNDEDVMEHIFSVVAQKK; this comes from the coding sequence ATGAAAAAAATAACTCAATTGATTATTGTGATTGCTTTCACCAGTACAACAGTAATTTTTCCAATGACATATCTCAAAAATTGGTTTAATGACTATGTTTTTTTTTGGAAAACAAGAGATTGGCATTCTCATTTTCAGAGAAGATTGTATCAAGAGCCACGACCTTTATTAATGCGAGCTTTAGAGGTATATAATACATCATCAAGTCAGGAAAAAAAGGCATTAGATTTAGGAGCAGGAGCAGGTAATGAAACAGCATTTTTATTACAAAAAGGATGGATTGTTTGGTCAAATGATAGAGAACAGGAATCAATAGAAATAATTAGCAATAGGAAAGACGTTTTACCTTATAAAGATAAATTAACACTCATTCATAAAAGTTTTACTGATATACCATGGGATAATCTTCCCTTATTTAATTTGATTTGTGCAATCTATACGTTACCTTTTATAGATCAAAACAATTTTCATCAAACATGGAATGCTATAGTTAATCATTTAGAAGCAAATGGTATATTAGCGGTTTCTTTATTTGGCGATAAACACGATGTTTTTGGTTGGTGGGAAAAAAGAAGCATGAGTTTTTTTACTAGAGAAGAAGTTTTAAATTTATTGAAAAATTTTGATATTAAATTTTTTACAGAATCTTGTGAAAAAAATGATGAAGATGTTATGGAACATATCTTTAGTGTGGTTGCACAAAAAAAATAA
- a CDS encoding iron-sulfur cluster assembly scaffold protein has product MLNLYQEILMDHYRNPRNHGILDVCNMRAEQRNSSCGDEVICTGTIHKNVLVSIAFKGKGCVISQATASIISEFVMHKPLDAILVLDKDDLINMIGMRLGPVRLLCGLLSLTALQLAISDYKQRNE; this is encoded by the coding sequence ATGTTGAACTTATATCAAGAAATATTAATGGATCATTATCGTAACCCTCGTAATCACGGAATTCTTGATGTGTGTAATATGCGCGCCGAACAGCGTAATAGCTCTTGTGGTGATGAAGTGATTTGCACCGGAACTATTCATAAAAATGTTTTAGTTTCTATTGCTTTTAAGGGAAAGGGGTGTGTAATTAGTCAAGCAACAGCATCAATCATATCTGAATTTGTCATGCATAAGCCTCTTGATGCTATTCTTGTTCTTGATAAAGATGATCTGATTAATATGATTGGGATGCGATTGGGACCAGTTAGACTATTGTGTGGTTTGTTATCATTAACCGCTTTACAACTTGCAATCAGTGATTATAAACAACGTAATGAATAA
- the murB gene encoding UDP-N-acetylmuramate dehydrogenase, translated as MHTTLSPSPLIYLHSLVIQTNIPLADKNWFGTGGSAHFYCEPKTSQQFQEAILYANAHNLDIFILGQGANILISDEGFNGLVIRPFLTNIEIIARNLDNSVLIKAGAGVTMPDLINYCLDNNFVGLEEFSGIPGTVGGSVYINLHYFEFLLANFLISAEILHKKNGTLHTVDAQWFSFGYNNSELHKKDYFLVNATFKLRSADESQVAFAKGRKAEIIRHRAHRYPQARTCGSFFRNFFDNEITLEIEGKKIIFVAYYLDKIGIKGSLCSGDAIVSRQHANMIINSGNATSNDIINVAYQMQELMSATFNIIPQPECQLIGFKTYPLL; from the coding sequence ATGCATACAACATTATCACCAAGCCCGCTAATATATTTACATTCCTTAGTTATTCAAACTAACATACCTCTTGCAGATAAAAATTGGTTTGGAACTGGTGGCTCCGCGCACTTTTATTGTGAGCCAAAAACTTCTCAACAATTTCAAGAAGCAATTCTGTATGCAAATGCTCATAATCTGGATATTTTTATCTTAGGACAAGGCGCTAATATTCTTATCAGTGATGAAGGCTTTAATGGTCTAGTTATTCGTCCATTTTTGACAAACATTGAAATTATTGCAAGAAATTTAGACAATAGTGTCTTAATTAAAGCTGGTGCTGGTGTTACAATGCCTGATCTCATCAACTATTGTCTTGATAATAATTTTGTTGGACTTGAAGAATTTAGTGGAATTCCAGGCACTGTTGGCGGATCTGTTTATATCAACCTTCATTATTTTGAGTTTTTACTTGCTAATTTTCTTATTTCTGCAGAAATTTTACACAAAAAAAATGGCACACTTCATACGGTTGACGCTCAATGGTTCAGTTTCGGGTACAACAACTCAGAACTACATAAAAAAGATTACTTTTTAGTAAATGCAACATTTAAGCTACGATCGGCGGATGAATCGCAGGTTGCTTTTGCCAAAGGACGCAAAGCGGAAATAATTCGTCATCGCGCACATCGTTATCCACAGGCACGCACCTGTGGTAGTTTTTTTAGAAATTTTTTTGATAATGAAATAACTTTGGAAATCGAAGGTAAAAAAATAATTTTTGTTGCTTATTATCTTGATAAAATTGGAATTAAGGGAAGCTTATGTAGCGGTGATGCAATTGTTTCTCGACAGCATGCAAATATGATTATTAATAGTGGTAATGCTACGAGTAATGACATTATTAATGTTGCATATCAGATGCAAGAGCTGATGAGTGCTACTTTTAATATTATACCGCAACCCGAATGCCAGTTAATTGGCTTTAAAACATATCCATTGTTATAA
- a CDS encoding queuosine precursor transporter, which yields MNELIFVAHAIIVAGTALGALVLGPSALVAFVCTCCVLANLFVLKQITLFGFAATCADAFTIGATIGLNLLQEYFGASHAKRAIVINFFILIFYAIVSQIHLIYIPSSSDEMHFHFMPLLNFMPRIIIASLFVYYISQLADYYFYGLLKRIFHHTHIIFRNYVSIALCQLLDTILFSFLGLYGIINNIGEIIIISYLIKLISIFIAIPFVAFSRKIYNYVHNNHI from the coding sequence ATGAATGAATTAATTTTTGTCGCTCACGCTATTATTGTTGCAGGGACTGCTCTTGGAGCTCTTGTTCTTGGGCCATCTGCATTAGTTGCCTTTGTATGTACTTGCTGCGTATTGGCAAACTTATTTGTTTTAAAACAGATAACTCTTTTTGGTTTTGCTGCAACATGCGCTGATGCTTTCACTATAGGAGCAACCATAGGGCTCAATTTATTACAAGAATATTTTGGTGCTTCTCATGCCAAAAGAGCGATTGTGATAAATTTTTTCATTCTTATTTTTTATGCAATTGTATCACAAATTCATCTTATTTATATTCCCAGCAGTAGTGACGAAATGCACTTTCATTTTATGCCATTACTTAACTTTATGCCTCGCATTATCATTGCTTCATTGTTTGTTTATTATATTTCTCAATTAGCTGATTATTATTTCTACGGTCTACTCAAAAGAATATTTCACCATACACATATTATTTTCCGCAATTATGTATCTATCGCATTGTGTCAACTATTAGATACTATTTTATTTAGTTTTTTAGGTCTCTATGGAATTATTAATAATATAGGAGAAATAATTATTATTAGTTACCTCATTAAACTTATTAGCATTTTTATCGCTATTCCTTTTGTTGCTTTTTCACGTAAAATTTATAATTATGTTCATAATAATCATATTTGA
- a CDS encoding nucleoside deaminase, whose protein sequence is MLESIFGREKDIFFMHAALDQARRAYEINEVPIGAVVVNNEGAIIARAYNTVERDCTQRAHAENLAIEIAGKHCNDWRLSGHWLYVTLEPCSMCMGLIKLSRLAGVVYGAQSPLFGFHRDNEEQNWLIKKNNFLIIEGVAAEETAALLKDFFYSKRASKK, encoded by the coding sequence ATGTTAGAGAGTATTTTTGGAAGAGAAAAAGACATTTTTTTTATGCATGCAGCATTGGATCAAGCACGACGCGCTTATGAAATTAATGAAGTTCCTATTGGAGCCGTTGTTGTTAATAATGAAGGTGCTATTATAGCACGGGCATATAATACTGTTGAACGTGATTGTACACAGCGAGCGCATGCAGAAAATTTGGCAATAGAAATTGCCGGTAAACACTGTAATGATTGGCGTTTATCCGGACATTGGTTGTATGTAACGCTTGAGCCTTGCTCGATGTGTATGGGATTAATTAAATTAAGTCGATTGGCAGGAGTCGTTTATGGTGCGCAGTCACCTCTTTTTGGTTTTCATCGTGATAATGAGGAGCAGAATTGGTTAATTAAAAAAAATAATTTTTTAATTATTGAAGGAGTGGCAGCTGAAGAAACAGCAGCATTACTTAAAGATTTTTTTTACAGCAAAAGAGCTAGTAAAAAATAA
- a CDS encoding Maf family protein, whose amino-acid sequence MVKNTLYFGSKSQSRRMLLEESQILFTIVDQNADESRCDWNLPLAQLVLSIAVYKMQHVILPHGKEEGDVCFVLTADTMSHDTEGVIHGKPIDRNDAIAKIKAIAKGAFLCTAFCLDKKIWRSGAWVIDNRIADVVKAEYLFVVSDEWIDTYLEKTPFLDVSGGVAVEKFGNQFLKTVHGSYSTIIGLPLFEVRQALEKLGFFVQLTE is encoded by the coding sequence ATGGTTAAAAATACTTTATACTTCGGTTCTAAGTCACAGTCGCGACGTATGTTATTAGAAGAATCTCAAATACTATTTACTATTGTTGATCAAAATGCTGATGAATCACGGTGTGATTGGAATCTTCCATTAGCACAGTTAGTTTTAAGTATTGCGGTGTATAAAATGCAACATGTCATACTTCCTCATGGTAAAGAGGAAGGTGATGTTTGCTTTGTATTAACTGCAGATACAATGTCACATGACACAGAGGGAGTAATTCACGGAAAACCAATCGATAGAAATGATGCGATTGCAAAAATAAAAGCAATTGCTAAAGGAGCCTTTTTGTGTACAGCCTTTTGCTTGGATAAAAAAATATGGCGATCGGGAGCTTGGGTTATTGATAACAGAATTGCTGATGTTGTTAAAGCAGAATATTTATTTGTTGTTTCTGATGAATGGATTGATACATATCTTGAAAAAACGCCATTTTTAGATGTATCTGGTGGAGTTGCAGTGGAAAAATTTGGAAATCAGTTTCTAAAAACAGTGCACGGTTCTTATTCTACTATCATTGGCCTCCCGCTTTTTGAGGTACGTCAAGCGCTTGAAAAGTTAGGTTTTTTTGTACAGTTAACTGAATGA
- a CDS encoding adenylyltransferase/cytidyltransferase family protein: MQNQQYIPAQKLLIPADKKIILVGGCFDVIHFGHLRFLEQAKEMGDYLVIALESDEHILHYKHRIPVHKQTERAYNLNAIRHVDNVIMLPFLHDFKDYLQLVQTIKPHIIAITNNDPQMINKQKQADVINAQLIIVTNIIEPFSSSTIIKNNFT, from the coding sequence ATGCAAAATCAACAATATATTCCGGCTCAAAAGCTTTTAATTCCTGCCGACAAAAAAATTATTCTTGTTGGAGGATGTTTTGATGTTATTCATTTTGGACATTTACGATTTTTAGAACAAGCAAAAGAAATGGGGGATTATCTTGTAATAGCCCTAGAATCAGATGAACATATTTTACACTATAAACATCGTATACCTGTACATAAACAAACAGAACGTGCATATAATTTAAATGCTATTCGCCATGTTGATAACGTAATTATGCTTCCATTTTTACATGATTTTAAAGATTACCTTCAACTCGTACAGACCATTAAACCACATATAATTGCAATAACTAATAATGATCCTCAAATGATCAATAAACAAAAACAAGCTGACGTAATAAATGCACAGCTTATAATTGTAACCAATATAATTGAACCATTCTCTAGTTCTACAATAATAAAAAATAACTTTACATAA
- the tilS gene encoding tRNA lysidine(34) synthetase TilS, whose translation MNLYQNIEAFIAHHALIKCDTKIIVGLSGGPDSVFLLYFLVSLRNKYSLTFIAAHLNHEWRPESDQEQELCRNLAHKLAIPFITKKRSEFSIPFKQNGSQEEYGRKLRRYFFEKVANEYNANTIALAHHAQDQEETFFIRLIRGSSLSGLTGIKAKNGMYIRPLLEINKSEIVNWLHNNDIIYAMDTSNESLSYLRNRIRLTVLPALRSCDKRFETNFLTTLNRLKATELFLEDLTKKTFEEISFIQDTHFYIHIPQFLAIDRLLQHRIVIHWFIIEHVPFSPSEAYLNEVIRFINNPHGGKHEIHTQWSLIKEQKTIVISRNNI comes from the coding sequence ATGAATCTTTATCAAAATATTGAAGCTTTTATTGCACATCATGCACTCATAAAGTGCGATACAAAAATAATAGTTGGGCTCTCAGGAGGGCCCGACTCTGTTTTTCTGCTTTATTTTCTTGTCTCTTTACGCAATAAATATTCATTGACATTTATTGCCGCACATCTTAATCATGAATGGCGACCTGAAAGTGATCAGGAACAGGAATTATGTCGTAACCTTGCACATAAGCTTGCTATCCCATTTATAACAAAAAAAAGATCGGAGTTCTCTATACCCTTCAAGCAGAATGGTTCACAAGAAGAGTATGGTAGAAAATTACGTCGATATTTTTTTGAAAAAGTAGCCAATGAATATAATGCTAATACTATTGCGCTTGCTCATCATGCACAAGATCAAGAAGAAACATTTTTTATTCGTCTTATTCGTGGATCAAGTTTATCTGGATTAACGGGAATAAAAGCAAAAAATGGAATGTATATCAGGCCATTACTTGAAATTAATAAATCTGAAATTGTTAATTGGCTACACAACAACGATATTATCTATGCAATGGATACCAGTAATGAATCTTTAAGTTATTTACGTAATCGTATTCGACTTACCGTACTACCAGCATTGCGTTCTTGCGATAAACGTTTTGAAACAAATTTTCTCACCACACTTAATCGACTTAAAGCAACGGAACTTTTTTTAGAAGATCTCACAAAAAAAACATTTGAGGAAATTTCATTTATACAAGATACTCACTTTTATATCCACATTCCTCAATTCCTTGCTATTGATAGGCTATTACAGCATCGCATAGTAATCCATTGGTTTATCATTGAACATGTACCCTTTTCACCATCTGAAGCATATCTTAATGAGGTTATTCGATTTATCAATAATCCTCACGGTGGTAAACATGAAATTCATACACAATGGTCTCTTATAAAAGAACAAAAAACTATAGTAATATCACGTAACAATATATAA